Genomic segment of bacterium:
GTCTTATTTCCCGCCGAACAAACGCACCAGCAGGGTGAGTACAACACTGAGGATGATGCAGGTGACGATTGGAAAGTAAAACGTGGCGTTGCCGCGCCGGATCAGGATGTCGCCGGGCAGAC
This window contains:
- a CDS encoding DUF2905 domain-containing protein, coding for MPGVGKILLIAGLGLAALGLVLMFGPKIPWLGRLPGDILIRRGNATFYFPIVTCIILSVVLTLLVRLFGGK